ttattatatatcattttattttattttatttattttaaacataaaatttatttcatttgaaatgaatttcatattaaatataaaatataccaaACAAATTGTAAATGAATTCTGACATTGAATTCATTTGCAAATCAATGAATTTTACCATGGAATTTAAACAAACAGAAAATTAGTTTTTtctatttgtaattaaattgaactttctaagcatttgtaataataataataataataataataataataataataataataataataataataataataataataataactacttattataatattaaagtgtaataattaaataatttataacttatatatacataattaggaaattaataacttaattataatttaaaaaaattatataatttattaaaaaataaagggaatttaataaaattacttagcgcatatgtgtatatatatataatttaaatttttttttaaataataataaaataatttaacatGAATAATATTAACTAgagtaataatattatttatttattaattatactaaaaaatataaaaaaaaataaaaattgaacattaatataattttcttgtttaccataactatgaaaatagtttttttttttatttttttcataattcCTTATATGTAGCGCATttgatatataatttaaaatatgtttttattaaatgcgtatcaaaataagataaataaaaataaaataatattaaagtaaattaaaatttattaaatatataaaaagaagagagagagcaAAGTATTTAACTTAATGTgacttttttataatataattttaaattattttattaattttaagatatataattcttaaatttttataattaaatgaattaattaaaaatttaagaattattaaataataaaaatatacaattattaaaatatatttaatatttttaaataattagccATCAAATTGTGGTAATAACGGTAAGAGTAACGATATTTAATGGTAATAATAATGGTAATAATTACTTatattaattactataattattaaatacaataatttCTATATTGTAAGTGTCACGTGACAACATAAAATTTTAGAATGCCATATGGCAAGTAGCAATGataaattttcttactttttaatgTCACGTGGCAACAGTAATTAAAAAAACATTTCTGTTATATATAACACTAGCATAATACCCATGCTATGCATGggtaattgataatttttatctttttaatttaatttttaattacattttaaataaaataaattattattattaaattaattttaaattaaaatattttcttttatttaaattaatttaaataaatttttactaattataataataaaattttaattaatttatgatataactaattaaaatacctatttaattttttttacacatatattAATAGTAGTTTCCATGATTACCttgtttaaaatgtaataaaaattctatattcaaaaaataatttaaattttatgaaatttttatattttatctcataatttatgtaaattaatatttattttttataaattacagaaaatacattaaattaatgagaaaataaaattattttaaaatatataaatataatattttttttgttatcaatataataaaaaaattaaattactaataatgaattgaattattttattttgataataatataaatgtataacattattattaattaaaaataacattctcttatattattttttaaaaatattatatctaagtgtaaattcttttttattaatttgatatattttttataaaataattctttgacaAAAATattatcactttacataaatttgtaatataaaataaatgtattttataaaaattaaaattttaaaatatcgtcattttttatttacataataaatattaaaaatacatactatttCTTAAAAAATACATTCCGTAATTGTAATATTGTaactttaattgtttttaattatttttatttgtagctAAATTTTTGATACAATCGTATTtgtaatttatctttaaaattctacttatatataaaaatataattaagatataatttatacataaaaatatagatatttaattaaaatttaaaaataattctgttgaaattaatgataataaaatatgaataattaaaatattagttattattgcattcgatatataattataatgaaataaaatattcaaaagtttaagaaatattaaataagaaatttataaaaaattaataattaaataaatattaatttgatatatttaaataaataaattttaagaatgataactaataacttttgaaagaataataaaaaaaatagtacAAGTCAAAAAAAGATTTAAGAGTATTTAgatgaaatgaaaatatttggTGAGAGGAGAATGGTTGATGtgtattaaatatctcatatgatATACTATATGtagacaaataaataaaaattatttaaataaaaaattaatttataattaaatattatttaattgaaaaatcgTAACaaacatttaaattcaatttttataatagtaaaatattttctatttactCGACCGTTTCAATTAAATCGTCATAAATtggctataataataataataataataataataataataataataataataagcattaattaatcttaggaagctaaaataaaaaaaaatattaaattattaaagtaAAAAATAATACATGTTAATTACAAATAAgttaaatctctatattttattttataactttttatgtaaactgcactttttgttttttaaattttttaataaagatttcataattaaaataatagaaaatataataatataataaaaatatttattaaagatataaaataatttaagattgattaaattatatgatagttaaTTATGAGATTAcaaattaatagttaattttctttaaactaatagccatcaatgaccttttattattattattattattattattattattattattattattattattattattatcttttaaattattttttatttaaactattgttattgttgttgttgttgttatagaGGGTAACATgtggtaaataattttttttgcataaataaatttataaaaaaataatataaataatttataatattacatttaattataaaaggtcttaattttttaaaaattaaaatttaaagaaaatgataatttaaattttaaatattaaggtattattataaataataataaaaattaaaagagaaaaaaaattaaataataattagaatttataaaataatataaatgatttttaaatattatatttaattacaaaatgccttagtttttagaaattaaattttaaaaaaaataataatttaaatcataaatgttaaggtagtattataaataacaataataattaaaagagaaataaaaaattaaattataatcagTATAAAGGAGAATATTTATGAttgattatgagatcacaaattaattattaatttttttcaaactAATGGCCATCAAtcaacaattattattattattattattatgaagagTAACATGtggcaaataatatttttgtataaataaatttataaaaaaaatataaataatttttaaatattatatttaatcataaaatattttatttttttaattaaattttaaaaaaaataataatttaaatcataaatgttaatttactattataaataataatgacaattaaaagagaaattaaaaaaattaaataataattagtatttataataatgatagaaataattttttaattttgcatTTACTTACTaaaggtcttaatttttaaaaattaaattttaaaaaaataataatttaaattataaatgttaaggtagtattgtaaataataataataattaaaaaataaataaaaaaataataattagtataaaagagAGTATTTCTAGAAGGTAACATGtggtaaatttttcaaaaaaaaatatcacgtgtcattttcttaagaatatctctttACTTTATATATATTAACATAATGTCTATACTATGcatgaataatttataatttttattttttattttgatttttaattatattttaaataagataaattattattattaaattaattttaaattaaaatttatttcttatttaatttaatttgaataaatttttaattaatttacgatataattaattaaaatatttatttaactcTTTTTATACAAGTATTAATAGTAGTTTTCatgattattttgtttaaaatatgatcaaaatactttatttaaaaaataatttaaattttatgaaatttttatattttaacccataatttatgtaaattaatatttattttttataattatagaaaatatattaaattaataataaaataatgttattttaaaattatatttatataatattctttgttattaatataataaaaaaattaaattactaataatgaattgaactatttaattttaataataataaaaatatataacattattaataattaaaaataacattctattacattatttttaaaaaatactatatttaagcataaaatattttttaataatttgatatatttttttataaaataattatttgacaaaaatagttatcactttacataaatttgtaatataaaataaattcattttcataataattaaaattttaaaatatcctcATTTtccattaatataataaatattaaaaatgcatattatttttaaattaaaatttcttttctatttaatttaatttaaataaaattttatttattataataataaatttttaattaatttaagatataattaataaaaatatttatttaattctttttatacatatattaatagtagTTTCCATGATTATTTTGTTCAAAATGTAatcaaaatattttattcaaaaaataatttaaattttatgaaatttttatattttatctcataattttttaaattttatgaaatttttatattttatctcataatttatgtaaatcaatatttatttttaataaattataaaaaaatatattaaattaatgataaaataatattattttaaaaatatctaAATATAATATtctttgttattaatataataaaaaattaaattactaataatgaactgaattatttaattttaataataatgaaaatatataatattattattaattaaaataaaattctattatattattttttaaaaatactatatctaagtacaaattattatttattaatctgatgtattttttatgaaataatttttttgaaaaaaatagttatcactttacataaatttacaatataaaataaatatatttttcataacagttaaaattttaaaatattttcattttctattaatataataaatattaaaaatacatattatttttcaaaatacagattccataattttaatattgttactttacttatttttaatcatctttatttatagctaaatttttgatgcaattatatttataatttatctttgaaattctacttctatataaaaatataattgagagataatttatgcataaaaatatagatatttaactaaaatttaaaaataattatgttaaaaattaatgataataaatatcgataatcaaaatattagttatcattgcattcgatatataattataatgaaataaaatattcaaaagtttaacaaatattaaataagatatttataaaaaaaattaataattaaataaatattaattaaatatatttaaataaataaatcttaaaggaattaaattaaataaattatttgtggagaaaataatttatatgagaATGAGGTTTTAaaggaaatgagtttatttttgaGTCAAATACTATATTGGTGCATACATATTATGTGAGATATGTTGGTGTAGAAATTAGAATTTTATAGATTTATTAAACTATTTATGAGAATtatatgtaataaaaaaaaagaaagatgagatattctattaaatttttgtaaatgagtataaaaaaaattgatatgaaAAGTTACAGATATTTTgggaaatttatatatatatatatatatatataaaattgggAATGGCATCAGAGCATTCACTATTTTGTAATGACCCTAACTAATAAGCTTCGGTCAGTTTTGGCCCTCGTGCACAAGGTTGGCAGCGTCGGATCCAATCGTCATCTATTTCCAGTGATGAGCCCAGTTGAATTCCCTCATTCAAATTGAATCAAGATTAGGGATTTAACGTTTTAGATCTCCTTCGAAGTTAATAGCAAAGGTACAGTCACAACGCTTCCTCTTGAAATTGATGCATTGCTGTATCATTGTGATTAGTTTTAAATGAGTTGAGATCTGATCTGTTCTTTAGCTGTTGAAATTTTTTGGATGTGATGAATTGTCATTTGGCTGCGCTTTAATTtcaattctaattaaattttacaaaaaatggAAGATGTGACTTCAATTTGCCTAATTCAGCTACAGAGATAACTAGTGTGTAAGTAGATCTTGGATGGTTTTGGtctgttactatttattttatctGTGATTATTAATAATCGGTTTTTATTGCTTTGATTTTTGTTACTGGGGTCCGAAGAGGCATCCAAAGAAGTGGCTAGTACTTTGCAAAGTTGTGGGTTTGGTTTatattgggttttagatactaaggACTGAAGATTAACCTTTTTGTAAGCTTGAATTGAAACGAATTGATGTCATAGATTAtcgtacttttttttttaattggttgaCATCAATATTTCCTTGTCATATGTTGTTCCTAAATTCTTCTTTCTCATTCCTTTTGCCTCTTGATTTTATTGTTTATTAGATTGTTATAATTTGTTTGGATTGTAGGGAAGAATTTGGATGACAAGAGCATCAAGGATCCGGTCTTTAGTTTGGAAAGTTAGCGATAAGCATCCAGGTTTACCTTTGTCTATATAATAATTATTGTCGGTTGCTATCATTAACGTAATAATGATTGCCTTTGCTTTGCATTTCTTGATCGGTGTTTTTTTATCAGGTTATAATGCAAGTGATTCAGACTCAGATGAATTTGAAGGATGATTCTTGATAACACAAAATTGGTTTCATGACCAAAACAATTGCGATGTGAGATGGCATCCATCTTTTCTCTGTTTCCTTGTACTTATTTTActtcttttttattattaataattagcaTTCTGTTGGTTAATTATTTAGTGTAGCACCATATTTCTAAGCTAATGATATGAAAGATCTTTGGTGTGATCCATGCAATCAACTGTTTTACTTACATGATTTCTAGAGCatggtgatatatatatatatatatatatatatatatctatttgTTGTAAGATAGTCTTACCTACTAGATGGagctaaaaattaataaaagtaaaaaatttcCAAAGGACCTCATGCATACTATAATGAACTACGGATTGAACAAATCTGCAGTTTGCAGATTACAAACTGCATATTCTGCAATCTGCAGTTTGCTGCATATTTTGCAATCTGCAATCTGCAATCTGCATCTGCATATTCTGTAGATTCTACAATCTGCAATCTGCATCTGCAGACAGATTCTGCAATCTGCATATGTAGATTCTGTAATCTGCATTGCACTACCACATAACTATATTACATGACCTGATTAATAAATCAGTGCATTTAAAACAACATAAATGTATACAGGCATTTTGGAACTGATATAAGTTATACACTAAAATATATTTACAACTTCAAGAATTACTTAAGAAATCATATTTGCCCATCAAGAAAAGATCTAGATCCTTTGttccatttttttttaatagaagaTCTTTAATTCAGCTAGGACTATCTAGCATAACTAAATAGTGAATATCTTGTTTAGTAGCAAACATGTGTATACATTATTTAAAAAGTAAACTTCGGTTGCCGAAGTTTCCACCTTTGGCTGCTGTAGTGCTCTCTGGACAAAATAGATTTAAACACTTAAAAACTATCATTTGAGGAGTGAACTTTGGCTGCCAAAGTGGCCACTTTCGGCTGCCTAAGTGCTCTCTGGACAAAAGGCACAAAAAGGTCACTTAGGCTTTAAAAACTCATAAATTTTTTATCCGATCTCGGATTTTCGATCTGTTTGAACCATtaaaaagctaatttgataaaatcttcaatgaaaatacttttaaaaacaaattttcatttctcaaaagtaAAAAATTACACTTTAGTCCTccttggtcaagaaaaagttaAAGATAGAGATACTAAGAAGTTTagaaattcacaaattcttaacTTGTTAACCTGAACTCTGATTTTTGATCCATTTAAACCactggaaagctaatttgataaatttttcaatgaaaacactttcaaaaacaaatttgtattttttaaaaataaaaatttcattttagtccccCTTGGTTAAGAAAAGTTAAACATAGAGACACTAAGAAATTTAGAGTAAtctagacttgagccaacataactaattaaatgagattcataagatatatataaaaaataaataaagattatATTATAGGATCCCATAAATGTTTACTTTCTTATCTTGCTCTtccttaaccttgatttgaagcaatttgacaattttgaatctagggcctacaaactcaacacaaatATTTTCAAGGTAGAatagtagcacactaattatttattattatcaaaatatGGATTAAGACCCCTAGGTCCAATAATTTGTTCTGAACAAAATTAATGGCATTATTAAGCTATACTCTCTTCCTTTAAACTTGTTTAGTATTCATGGAAACTATTGACACAATAAGTCTATATTTGCTGGTTTGATATGTAGAAATCAAGAGTTCCTTTCGAGCTGATCGTATGTGGATGTATAATAGACTTGTGCCAAGTCGGAAAGGGGTCACTACTGAGTTCATTAATGGTGTGCGTGGATTTATAGAGTTTGCACTAATGCAACATAACTTTGTTTCTAATGGGAGTATATGGTGCCCATGTTCAAGATGTGAAAATAGTGGGTTTCTAGCGACAAATATTATTACTGCGCATTTATATAAGTTTGGGTTCATGCCTAACTATTATCATTGGGTTTCACATGGGAAGCTTTTTATACCAATTTCGAGGCTAGAACCTGGTGTGCATGCAAGCATTGAAACAGTAGTTGATAGTGCACCAGTAAATCCATACTGCACTATGGTATTTGAAGTTGTTGGTCCTTGTTTCAACTTTGATTGTGATGGATTTGATATGAATGATGAAGAAGAACCTCCAAATCGAAATGCTCAAGACTTTTTGGACATGTTAAGAGCTACAGAAGAGCCATTGTTCTCTGGATGTATGACTCATACTCCACTATCAGTGGTGTGTAGGCTACTAAACATTAAGTCTGAGTTTAACATGAGCGAGAACTGCTATAACCGAATTTTGCTTCTTCTAAAAGAGCTCTTAACTGAAGATGCTAAGTTACCCAATGACTATTATAGGACCAAACAGATAGTTGCAAAGCTTGGGTTAATAGATGTGTGCAATACAGGTTATATCCTATATTACAAGCATAACAAAGACAGAAGGGATTGTCCAAAATGTGGTCACCCACGTTACAAGCCTAGTAGAATTAGTGATGGAAAGCAAAAAGACATTCCATATAAAGTACTACGTTACTTTCCTCTAACTCCAAGACTACAAAGGTTATATATGTCAACAAAGACAGTTGAACATATGAGATGGCATTGGAAAACTCATCGAGCACCTGGGGTGATGAGTCATCCAAGTGATGGAGATGCATAGAAAAAGTTTGACCAATGCCATCTTAGCTTTGCATTCGAGCCTCGAAATGTTAGGCTTGGTCTTTCAGCTGATGGGTTCTCTCCTTATGGACAAATGGCCCATCTTTATTCATGTTGGCCAGTAATTATCACATCATACAATCTTCCACCTGGAATGTGCATGAGCAGCCCTTACTTGTTCTTAAGTCTTGTCATTCCTGGTCCAAAAAGCCCTGGGAAGAACATAGACTTATACTTGCAACCTCTCATTGATGAGTTGAAACAATTATGGGATGTTAGTGTGGAGACTTATGACTCTCATAGTAAACAGAATTTTCAAATGTGAGTAGCACTTATGTGGACTATTAATGACTACCTGGCTTATGGAATGTTGTCTGGATGGAGCATGCATGGTGTATTGTCATGCCCTTGTTGTATGGGAAAAAGCAAGGCATTTTACATGAAAGATGGGAAAAAGACTTCATTCTTTGATTGTCATCGTTAATTTTTGCCCATAGATCATTCATTTCGAAGGGATAGAAAATCATTTTTCAAAGGAAGGGTTGAGCGCTTTATTCCTCCTCCTAGGCTATCTAGTGAAGAGGTTTGGAGGGAAGTATGTGACCTGCCAAAATTTTTTGATGATCTTGCATTTGATAAGTTGTTGGGATTTGGTGTTCAACATAATTGAACAAAACAAAGCATCTTTTGGGAATTGTCGTATTGGTGCATAAATCTTATTCGGCATAATCTTGATGTGATGCATATTAAGAAAAATGTCTTTGATAATATATTCAACATAGTAATGGATGTCAAGGGTAAAACAAAGGACAATTTAAAAGCTCGAAGGGATGTGCAGACTTATTGCAATCATCTAGATATTGAAGGAGCACCATGGGAAAATTATAAAGCCCAAAGCAGCCTACACATTATCAAAGGATCAAAGAAAATTGATATGTGAATGGGTAAAAAAATTAAGGCTTCCAGATGGTTATGCCTCCAATTTGTCTAAATGTGTTGACATAAGAGATTGCAAATTGTCAAGGATGAAGAACCATGATTGTCATGTGTTTTTGGAAAGGTTGCTaccaactacatttcgagatttgtTACCTGAGCCACTTTGGTATGCCTTAACTGAGATTAGTTTATTTTTTAAGAGTTTATGCTCAACAGTGTTACAAGTAGAAGACATATAGAAGCTTGAACAAAGCATTATGTTGACAATATGCAAGTTGAAGAAAATATTTCCTCCTACTTTCTTTGATTCCATGAAACATTGGCTGATACATTTACCATATGAAGCAAAAGCTGGAGGTCTAATTCAGTTTCGGTGGATGTATCCTTTTGAGCGGTTAGTTGCTAAAATATCCTATTtgacaaaataattaatttacttgTATAAGATTTGAACTAAAACTATCTTAATATAGGATGCTACACGATCTCAAGAAGAAGGTGAAAAATAAAGCTCGTGTGGAGGGATCAATATGTAAAGCCTATCTCATTCAAGAAACATCAACATTCACTTCCTATTATTTTCAGCCTCATGTTCAAGCTATGCTAAACAAAGTTAGTTGGAATGATGATGGAGATGAAGTTGATGCCCTTGATGGTTGCCTGTCCATGTTTGTGCACCCAGGATGTCCGACTGGGAAGATGATAGAAAGATATTTGTCTGATGATTAGTGGTATGCGGCACGCCTATATGTGTTGTTAAATAGTGAAGCGGTTCAACCATTTGTAcagtaaattattaattttggcAAATTTATCGAGATATATAGTATGAGtggcaaaaatttaattataatttatattgcTTTGTAATATCTTTGAAGATGAGTTGAGAAGAAATTCATAGCCTTGAACAGATTGATAAAGAGATAAATAGTAGATTTGCTAAGTGGTTCGAAGCTTATGTCAGTATCTTATAACTCTATtagaaaaaaaaggagaaaaacaatttctattttacTAAGCATATGTTTGGTTGATTTGGTGTATTGATAGGTTTTTGATCCAGTAAACACCATAGTTGATGAGCGGTTAAAAAATTTAGCTTATGATCCATATAAATGGGTGCAAACATGGCCTCAGTATTTTACTAATGGCTACAGGTTCGACACGCTCACTCATGGCTTGAATAAATCAACTATAAACAGTGGTGTGTGCATCAAAGGAAAAAGTTGGAGTGAATATGAAAGTGACTACTATGGAATGCTAGTTGATGTTATACAACTAGAGTATCCTAATCCAACAAACAAAAGAACTACTTTGGTGTTGTTCAAGTGTGATTGGTTCAATCCAACTTTGGATCGAGGGTGGAAGCTTCATAATCGATATGGTCTAATTGATATCAATCATAAGAAACGGTTTTTGAGCTATGCCTATGAACCTTTTGTTTTGGCTGCACAATCATAACAGGTGTACTTTTTAGAATATCCTAGTAAGAAGAAAGAAAGGGTTGATTGGTGGGCTGTGTGTAAGGTCAAAGCTAGAAGTAGAATTGATTCTCCAAATGTGCCTACCAAGAGGATGATTGTTATACTGCATCAGTCCCAATTGTCACTGATGGTCTTGAGTCTCTAATTCATGAAAATGGTGAAGTTAAAGAACATGAGATTGAGGAAGAAATTCCTGAAAATGAAGGAGCAGATGAAATTGATAGACATGAAAATGAAGAAGAATTAGATGAATCTGACTTTGATTCTTCTGGAGATGAAGAAGATCAACAAAGTGATGTTAATATTGAGTACAATGATAGTGAAGACAATGAGGGTGAAGAATAATAAGATATTTTATAATATATCTTTGTGCTTGTCACTATGTAGTTGCTTTTACAATTTACATTGAGAATATAAAATCTATCTTATTTCAACTTTTATTCTATTTAATCTAACTTATGATTTTATGTGGTTTTTTTTACTTCTATGTGCAGTAAACATGTGTATTGCTACAAATTAgtaataaaaatgaatttggaaTCCTTATATGTTAATTGCTAAAATTATAAATGAAGCAGCGTCATTTAAAGTGAAAATAAGCATAAATGGTTACTATAATTCGTGTTTATCTAAGTTCTTTATGATTACTATTCTTACTAGATTTTCAGGTTAACTAATTATGCCAAGAGGTAAAGGTCGTAAATGTTTTGCCACTAATCGAGGAGGCATAAATGCAACATGCAGAAGAGACTCCCCACAACCATAATCCACTTCTCAGGCGGTTGTTCCTCAACTATTAGCCCTTTCACCTCAAGATGGTAGTTCTAATCAACCATTAGCCCATTCATCTCAAGATGGTAGTTCTAATCAACCATTAGCCCCTTCATCTCATGAGAGTGGAGCTGAACAGCCTGCACCTGCTTCTCAAGATATTGGTACTCAATAACAAACACCTACATCTCATGAGATTATTCAGTCACAACCAAGATGATGCATTGTTCGTGGCATAAGACCATTGACTATAAATGGTGATACGTAAGTAGTACATATTGGTTCCTCAAAATTAAGTAATGTATACATAAATCATGAGATTATTCAACACATGAAAGTGCTTTTTATTCATTTTGTAGGTTTCACCCACATGATGCTGTTTGGGATGTCACAGAAGCATTTAAAAAGAACTTCCATGGCTCATGGCCATGTTGGTGCAAGGTTCTAGCTCATAGTCGGGACCAATGGTTCAATCCTTTTGAGGTTTAAATACTTAATTGCAATATATGACTAACTAATCTTCTTTACTAAAAGTTTATGTTTTAATTTCATACATAAATTAAACTGACATGTTTTTTTTGTGCTTGTTGTAGAGAAATTATTCCATTAAAGATGAGCATAAAGATATGATTCGGGATACATTTAAGCGTGTGGAGAGTGGAAGGTTGAGTGACACTTTAGGAAAGGCCAAAAAAGCATTTTAAAAAATGAAGAAATACCAAAGTGGATTAGTCAAAATCATTAGGATGATTTAATGAAGCATTggaatacagacaattttaaga
This Hevea brasiliensis isolate MT/VB/25A 57/8 unplaced genomic scaffold, ASM3005281v1 Scaf1, whole genome shotgun sequence DNA region includes the following protein-coding sequences:
- the LOC131176329 gene encoding uncharacterized protein LOC131176329 — translated: MWMYNRLVPSRKGVTTEFINGVRGFIEFALMQHNFVSNGSIWCPCSRCENSGFLATNIITAHLYKFGFMPNYYHWVSHGKLFIPISRLEPGVHASIETVVDSAPVNPYCTMVFEVVGPCFNFDCDGFDMNDEEEPPNRNAQDFLDMLRATEEPLFSGCMTHTPLSVVCRLLNIKSEFNMSENCYNRILLLLKELLTEDAKLPNDYYRTKQIVAKLGLIDVCNTGYILYYKHNKDRRDCPKCGHPRYKPSRISDGKQKDIPYKVLRYFPLTPRLQRLYMSTKTVEHMRWHWKTHRAPGVMSHPSDGDA